In one Corallococcus sp. EGB genomic region, the following are encoded:
- a CDS encoding DUF1585 domain-containing protein: MEEYKAFQAKGSVTAEDVRAMMKDESFYARMREYHRALLRSNINGSVQGNGDYRVSGTPLSFAGNNSNSLRGGQSQRCDGEIAQDNCKANPQDAHQDNSTPPACRDAQGVPLPVSYDYDTNYYQCRQLDVASTSPELKFADCNALKADATYGKYVNFCDNRFLASAGKSVGYLCLPDPNKNTTNVLVPSPSTGVITAWVQPPGGTGTLTLSRCGFTMARRNGVEGTWVPQQGCVQREGYVTTTVQPYWSTTTEAVKVCAVEAQNRPTNPYTGESCETARFNGDRTCGCGDKMRRCEIAEVHTARVAAFNEEPLYITDSVVRNDEPYFNILTTRRSFMNGPLSEFYRQRQGVGVFSIKSPVDSAALPDVTYANATQWSEYVRDNTHSGVLTTPEFLYRFPTQRARVNEFYEAFLCKHFAPAADANLPPPDDACNRENNLAKRCGCNYCHATIEPTGAHWGRYAERSALFLSPDQFPRLDVKCRDCAINGDTNCGGECSQYVMQAFDGDGASSLGLLKTYLYRTADEEKNIEGGPQALVKRMMETGDLERCTVKRIWNEFLGRAMTAEEQRLYLQQMSQDFAKNNHSLKGLIEQVVMSDAYRRID; encoded by the coding sequence ATGGAGGAGTACAAGGCGTTCCAGGCGAAGGGCTCCGTCACCGCGGAAGACGTGCGCGCGATGATGAAGGACGAGTCCTTCTACGCCCGGATGCGCGAGTACCACCGCGCGCTGCTGCGCTCGAACATCAACGGGAGCGTGCAGGGCAACGGCGACTACCGCGTGTCCGGCACGCCGCTGAGCTTCGCGGGCAACAACTCCAACAGCCTTCGCGGCGGCCAGAGCCAGCGCTGTGACGGGGAGATTGCCCAGGACAACTGCAAGGCGAACCCGCAGGACGCGCACCAGGACAACTCCACGCCCCCCGCCTGCCGCGACGCGCAGGGCGTGCCGCTGCCGGTCAGCTACGACTACGACACGAACTACTACCAGTGCCGCCAGCTGGACGTGGCCTCCACGTCGCCGGAGCTGAAGTTCGCGGACTGCAACGCGCTGAAGGCCGACGCGACGTACGGCAAGTACGTGAACTTCTGCGACAACCGCTTCCTGGCGTCCGCGGGCAAGTCCGTGGGCTACCTGTGCCTGCCGGACCCGAACAAGAACACCACCAACGTGCTGGTGCCGTCGCCTTCCACGGGCGTCATCACCGCGTGGGTGCAGCCGCCGGGCGGAACCGGCACCCTGACGTTGAGCCGCTGCGGCTTCACCATGGCGCGGCGCAACGGCGTCGAGGGCACCTGGGTGCCGCAGCAGGGCTGCGTGCAGCGCGAGGGCTACGTCACCACGACGGTGCAGCCCTACTGGTCCACCACCACGGAGGCCGTGAAGGTGTGCGCCGTGGAGGCGCAGAACCGCCCGACGAACCCGTACACCGGCGAGTCCTGTGAGACGGCGCGCTTCAACGGCGACCGCACCTGCGGCTGCGGCGACAAGATGCGCCGCTGCGAAATCGCCGAGGTGCACACCGCGCGCGTCGCCGCCTTCAACGAGGAGCCGCTCTACATCACGGACTCCGTGGTGCGGAACGACGAGCCCTACTTCAACATCCTCACCACCCGCCGCTCCTTCATGAACGGCCCGCTGTCCGAGTTCTACCGGCAGCGCCAGGGCGTGGGCGTCTTCAGCATCAAGTCCCCCGTGGACTCCGCCGCGCTGCCCGACGTGACGTACGCGAACGCCACCCAGTGGAGCGAGTACGTCCGCGACAACACGCACTCCGGCGTGCTCACCACGCCCGAGTTCCTCTACCGCTTCCCCACGCAGCGCGCCCGCGTCAACGAGTTCTACGAGGCGTTCCTCTGCAAGCACTTCGCCCCGGCCGCGGACGCGAACCTGCCGCCCCCGGACGACGCCTGCAACCGCGAGAACAACCTGGCCAAGCGCTGCGGCTGCAACTACTGCCACGCCACCATCGAGCCCACGGGCGCGCACTGGGGCCGCTACGCGGAGCGCTCCGCGCTGTTCCTGTCCCCGGATCAGTTCCCCCGCCTGGACGTGAAGTGCCGCGACTGCGCCATCAACGGCGACACCAACTGCGGCGGCGAGTGCAGCCAGTACGTGATGCAGGCCTTCGACGGCGACGGCGCCAGCTCGCTGGGCCTCCTGAAGACCTACCTCTACCGCACCGCGGATGAGGAGAAGAACATCGAGGGCGGTCCGCAGGCGCTGGTGAAGCGCATGATGGAGACGGGCGACCTGGAGCGCTGCACCGTCAAGCGCATCTGGAACGAGTTCCTGGGCCGCGCCATGACGGCCGAGGAGCAGCGGCTGTACCTCCAGCAGATGTCGCAGGACTTCGCCAAGAACAACCACAGCCTCAAGGGCCTCATCGAGCAGGTGGTGATGTCCGACGCGTACCGGAGGATCGACTGA